In Robbsia sp. KACC 23696, a single window of DNA contains:
- a CDS encoding SRPBCC family protein, with the protein MDTPAPLGTLTGRYPELGSGPIPVEPYISPDYYLREKAHIFKKTWLHVGRVEEIPKAGDYFVKDLAACDTSIIVVRNRQGEIRAMHNVCAHRMNEIVYDKCGNTRKFFCKFHGWAYDLDGNLTGVPDEKCFFGLDREQFGLSRVACEVWQGFIFVNMDPNPALSLTDFMKPMFAGIEGYPFEKLTAGFAWSTVVNCNWKLALDAFQEAYHVAYVHGNSIADAIDKSEDEGMPPLDALCGEFHRRLSLGGNQKSVYGNPKAVTEGGAAAAEALAGAAQKRPIAAAALRAGIGSAKHAFPMDALPSGMNWTKSPNWLFDINVVFPDFYLSLRPNYCQAYNFRPVAHNKTLVEARVFYPEMTTPGGRFFLEYMKVALRDVLLEDFSTLERTQRAAETGAKTHMILQDQELLVRHSYHVVERMLANGAAQAQ; encoded by the coding sequence ATCGATACGCCCGCGCCCCTCGGCACGCTGACCGGTCGCTATCCCGAATTGGGCTCCGGTCCGATTCCGGTAGAGCCGTATATCTCGCCTGACTACTATCTCCGCGAGAAAGCGCATATTTTCAAGAAAACCTGGCTGCACGTCGGGCGTGTGGAGGAGATCCCGAAGGCCGGCGACTATTTCGTCAAAGACCTGGCGGCGTGCGACACCTCGATCATCGTCGTGCGCAACCGCCAGGGCGAGATTCGCGCGATGCACAACGTCTGCGCGCACCGGATGAACGAGATCGTCTACGACAAGTGCGGGAACACGCGAAAGTTCTTCTGCAAGTTTCACGGCTGGGCGTATGACCTCGATGGCAATCTGACCGGCGTGCCCGACGAGAAATGTTTCTTCGGTCTCGATCGCGAGCAGTTCGGCCTCAGTCGCGTGGCCTGCGAAGTGTGGCAGGGCTTCATCTTCGTCAACATGGATCCGAATCCGGCACTGTCGCTGACCGATTTCATGAAGCCGATGTTCGCCGGCATCGAGGGCTATCCCTTCGAGAAGCTGACCGCGGGATTCGCCTGGTCGACGGTGGTGAACTGCAACTGGAAATTGGCGCTGGACGCCTTCCAGGAGGCGTATCACGTGGCCTATGTGCACGGCAATTCGATCGCCGATGCCATCGACAAGTCCGAGGACGAAGGGATGCCGCCCCTGGACGCCTTGTGTGGCGAGTTCCATCGTCGCCTGTCGCTTGGCGGCAATCAGAAATCGGTCTACGGCAATCCGAAGGCCGTGACGGAAGGGGGCGCCGCAGCCGCCGAGGCGCTTGCCGGCGCGGCGCAGAAGCGGCCGATTGCCGCCGCCGCCTTGCGTGCAGGCATCGGTAGCGCCAAGCATGCGTTTCCGATGGATGCCTTGCCTTCCGGCATGAACTGGACCAAGAGCCCGAATTGGTTGTTCGACATCAATGTCGTCTTCCCGGACTTCTATTTGTCGCTTCGTCCCAATTACTGTCAGGCATACAACTTCCGTCCGGTGGCGCATAACAAGACGCTGGTCGAGGCGCGCGTGTTCTATCCCGAAATGACGACGCCGGGCGGCCGCTTCTTTCTCGAATACATGAAGGTGGCGTTGCGCGATGTGTTGCTGGAGGACTTCAGCACGCTCGAGCGCACGCAACGCGCGGCCGAGACGGGGGCCAAGACGCACATGATCCTGCAGGATCAAGAGCTGCTCGTGCGGCACAGTTATCACGTCGTCGAACGGATGCTGGCGAACGGCGCCGCACAGGCCCAATGA
- a CDS encoding TetR/AcrR family transcriptional regulator, whose product MPFFSVEDAVPQVKKADRRDAIVAAAFALFSSSGYTSTTMSAIARAAQMTVANLYVYFDSKLLILYEIYRPWLYRQLETLKTDVAALGTPREKLERLLVGLWRDIPAADHSFANALIEALANVPAESGKPDSLLAEVEQFLTTVLIDAVPARRRSAVEDGTLAHIVWMAFDGFVINQRIGDLRDIDRIASLTTTLLLGEALH is encoded by the coding sequence TTGCCTTTTTTCTCAGTCGAGGATGCCGTGCCGCAGGTCAAGAAAGCGGATCGCCGCGATGCCATCGTCGCGGCCGCGTTCGCGTTGTTCAGTAGTAGCGGCTATACGAGCACCACGATGTCGGCCATCGCCCGAGCCGCGCAGATGACCGTAGCCAATCTGTACGTCTACTTCGATTCCAAGCTGCTGATCCTGTACGAGATCTATCGGCCCTGGCTATATCGCCAATTGGAGACGTTGAAGACCGACGTCGCGGCGCTCGGCACGCCGAGGGAAAAGCTCGAGCGTCTGCTGGTCGGTTTGTGGCGCGATATCCCCGCCGCCGATCATTCGTTTGCGAATGCGCTGATCGAGGCGTTGGCGAACGTCCCCGCGGAATCGGGCAAGCCCGACAGCCTGCTGGCCGAAGTCGAGCAATTCCTGACGACGGTGTTGATCGACGCGGTGCCGGCAAGGCGGCGCAGTGCCGTCGAGGACGGGACGCTCGCGCATATCGTCTGGATGGCCTTCGATGGCTTCGTCATCAATCAACGCATCGGCGACTTGCGCGACATCGACCGCATCGCCAGCCTGACCACCACGCTGTTGCTCGGCGAAGCGTTGCACTGA
- a CDS encoding MFS transporter gives MENVSGSGLAAGLRPPARTTYTVLLLCFLTIVSEGYDVGVMGVIVPALLHDAQWHLTPMQIGEMGSAALIGTLFGSYLLSVVSDMMGRKPLIIGCVTLFSISMLAAATLQTPTGFWIARFIGGIGLGGVISTACALTVEYSPPEQRNRNFAIMYAGYSIGALVSALVGMGFLASHGWRFVVAAGAIPLVLVPFLIRLLPESLELLIARGRHDKAIALARRLSVPIVDLAHLQKAPAEQRSLRSVFAEVFSRQNAMGTICMWVAQVAAVTVIYGLGTWLPQTMRKLGYDLGSSLSFLAVFMLSSAIGGILIGRISDRLGTRKTIAGGYVIGAIAIACLAIRGGGLLQNYLLVALAGCGSIGVAMVQLGFIANYYAAGARASATGWAVGIGRVGAMGGPLIGGYLAAQNIDVAWNFYTFSASALIAGAAIALTPRPQTAAAAAATGDTPPVHAGTH, from the coding sequence ATGGAAAACGTGTCCGGCTCCGGCCTGGCGGCAGGCCTTCGTCCGCCCGCTCGCACCACTTATACGGTCCTCCTCCTTTGTTTCCTGACCATCGTCTCCGAGGGGTATGACGTCGGCGTGATGGGCGTCATCGTGCCCGCCCTGCTCCACGACGCGCAATGGCATCTGACGCCGATGCAGATCGGCGAGATGGGCAGTGCAGCGTTGATCGGGACATTGTTCGGCTCCTACCTGCTCAGCGTCGTCAGTGACATGATGGGGCGCAAGCCGTTGATCATTGGCTGCGTCACGCTGTTTTCCATCTCGATGCTGGCGGCCGCGACGCTGCAAACGCCGACCGGATTCTGGATCGCCCGTTTTATCGGCGGCATCGGCTTGGGCGGCGTCATCTCGACGGCCTGTGCGCTGACCGTCGAATATTCCCCGCCCGAACAGCGCAATCGCAATTTCGCCATCATGTATGCCGGCTATTCGATTGGCGCGCTGGTGTCCGCGCTCGTCGGCATGGGCTTTCTGGCGAGTCATGGCTGGCGCTTCGTCGTGGCCGCAGGCGCGATCCCGCTGGTGCTGGTGCCATTTCTGATTCGCTTGCTCCCCGAATCGCTCGAGTTGCTGATCGCACGCGGCCGGCATGACAAGGCCATCGCATTGGCCCGGCGCCTCTCGGTACCGATCGTCGATCTGGCGCATCTGCAAAAGGCCCCGGCCGAACAGCGCTCGCTGCGCAGCGTCTTCGCCGAAGTGTTCTCCCGCCAGAATGCGATGGGGACGATTTGCATGTGGGTGGCCCAGGTGGCGGCGGTGACCGTGATCTATGGCCTCGGCACATGGTTGCCGCAAACGATGCGCAAGCTCGGTTACGACCTTGGATCCAGCCTGTCGTTTCTGGCGGTGTTCATGTTGTCTTCCGCGATCGGCGGCATCCTGATCGGGCGCATCAGCGACCGGCTCGGCACGCGCAAGACGATCGCCGGCGGGTATGTGATCGGAGCCATCGCCATTGCCTGTCTCGCGATTCGGGGCGGCGGTCTGTTGCAAAACTACCTTCTGGTCGCGCTGGCGGGCTGCGGCAGCATCGGCGTCGCGATGGTGCAGTTGGGATTCATCGCCAACTACTATGCCGCCGGCGCACGCGCCAGCGCGACGGGATGGGCCGTGGGCATCGGTCGCGTCGGTGCCATGGGCGGCCCGCTTATCGGGGGCTATCTGGCAGCGCAGAACATCGACGTTGCGTGGAATTTCTATACCTTTTCGGCATCGGCATTGATCGCCGGCGCTGCCATCGCGCTGACACCCCGTCCGCAGACCGCCGCCGCCGCCGCCGCGACAGGCGATACGCCGCCGGTGCATGCCGGTACGCACTGA
- a CDS encoding porin, which produces MNYCKRSAVRPALWSAALALSFVGLSAVGTARAADSTVTLYGSIDEGITYISNQAGKRAWTMGVVAVPDKFGLKGTEDLGGGLSAIFQLENGYFSNTGTSAIAADAFSRYAWVGLSSVRSGTLTLGRQWDLTNDVFTPNANGAVQYNNYLYHPANFDNSAVNDVNNSLRYTSPKWGGWFVQGMYGFSDHSSGQGRYAGATLRYAAGPLSIGAVYSSINNRTYALNTLLGYTQFLGQTLTNGNVFRATNTTVLGVGGQYRFSPAWTLHGLADHVHLETAGPSGNIYNVELGLDWLVTPFNSISLGGFRAGVVGRQYTSVGLADLYHFSATTMVYAEATTQFASHGTEAAMPSLTASSNTRQTTLRIGVQHYF; this is translated from the coding sequence ATGAACTACTGCAAACGATCCGCCGTCCGCCCCGCCCTGTGGTCCGCAGCGCTGGCACTGTCTTTTGTCGGCCTGTCCGCCGTCGGGACGGCTCGCGCCGCCGACAGTACCGTTACGCTGTATGGCAGCATCGATGAAGGCATTACGTATATCTCGAATCAAGCCGGGAAGCGCGCATGGACGATGGGTGTCGTTGCCGTGCCGGATAAATTCGGCTTGAAAGGCACGGAGGATCTGGGGGGCGGCTTGTCGGCGATCTTTCAGTTGGAGAACGGCTATTTCTCGAATACCGGCACGTCCGCGATTGCTGCCGACGCTTTCAGTCGCTACGCCTGGGTGGGCTTGAGCAGCGTGCGATCCGGGACCCTGACGTTGGGGCGGCAGTGGGATCTGACGAACGATGTCTTCACACCCAATGCCAATGGGGCCGTGCAGTACAACAATTATCTTTATCATCCGGCGAATTTCGATAATTCCGCCGTCAACGACGTCAACAATTCCTTGCGCTACACGTCGCCCAAATGGGGCGGTTGGTTTGTACAGGGGATGTACGGATTCAGCGATCACAGCAGTGGACAGGGGCGCTACGCTGGCGCCACGTTGCGCTATGCGGCGGGACCGTTGAGCATCGGCGCCGTCTATAGCAGCATCAATAATCGCACCTATGCGCTCAACACGCTGCTGGGTTACACGCAGTTTCTCGGTCAGACGCTGACCAACGGCAACGTCTTCCGTGCAACGAACACGACGGTGCTAGGCGTCGGCGGCCAGTATCGATTCAGTCCGGCATGGACGCTGCACGGTCTCGCGGATCATGTGCATCTGGAGACGGCCGGTCCGTCGGGCAATATCTATAACGTGGAACTGGGTCTTGACTGGCTCGTCACACCGTTCAACTCGATCAGCCTGGGTGGCTTCCGGGCCGGCGTGGTCGGACGCCAGTACACTTCGGTCGGGCTGGCCGATCTGTACCACTTCTCCGCCACCACGATGGTGTACGCCGAAGCAACGACACAATTCGCATCGCATGGCACGGAGGCGGCGATGCCTTCGCTGACCGCCTCGTCCAATACACGCCAAACCACGCTGCGCATCGGCGTACAGCATTATTTCTGA
- a CDS encoding glutathione S-transferase family protein: MLTLYFAPGSCAMAPRFALAYAGADYTLIRMNLGDGEQQRPEHLARNPLGRVPVLVDDDFVLTENLAILRYIARRFPQAALWPDDPKEEARCLELMALCATALHPTMAHERKPQRYAHAPESRIDVAAVARETLASLTMVIERRIAAWDAARKVAQRGIASNDAVERFTVADFYLAFFWLFRPGASYALPASVPITDDDRTPAWTALARRVYALPCIRDICMADGLRQPGPPSALDNIAVPGE, from the coding sequence ATGCTGACACTTTACTTCGCGCCCGGCTCCTGTGCCATGGCGCCACGTTTCGCGCTGGCCTATGCGGGCGCGGACTATACGCTGATCCGCATGAATCTGGGCGATGGCGAACAGCAGCGCCCGGAACATCTGGCACGCAATCCGCTCGGGCGCGTCCCGGTGCTCGTCGACGACGACTTCGTCCTGACCGAGAATCTCGCAATCCTGCGCTACATCGCGCGACGCTTTCCGCAGGCGGCATTGTGGCCCGACGATCCCAAGGAAGAGGCGCGCTGCCTGGAGTTGATGGCGCTGTGTGCAACGGCGCTGCATCCAACCATGGCGCATGAAAGAAAGCCACAACGCTATGCCCATGCACCAGAGAGCCGGATCGACGTGGCGGCGGTCGCACGCGAGACGCTTGCGTCGTTGACGATGGTGATCGAGCGGCGTATTGCGGCGTGGGACGCGGCGCGCAAGGTAGCGCAGCGGGGCATCGCATCCAACGATGCCGTCGAGCGCTTCACGGTCGCCGATTTCTATCTCGCTTTCTTCTGGCTCTTCCGTCCTGGCGCGTCGTACGCCTTACCGGCATCGGTGCCCATTACTGACGACGATCGCACCCCCGCGTGGACCGCACTGGCCAGGCGCGTTTACGCGCTGCCGTGCATTCGCGACATCTGCATGGCGGACGGACTTCGCCAGCCCGGCCCGCCGAGCGCGCTGGACAACATCGCGGTGCCTGGGGAATAA
- a CDS encoding voltage-gated chloride channel family protein — protein sequence MPSFFRFPHRSRRLSEPLASLPYFAKWFLLSGLVALLSGTASAWFLIALEHVTALREQHHGIVWLLPFAGCGVGWLYHRYGKSVERGNNLLIDEIHDPQRVVPLRMAPLVMFGTLVSHCFGASVGREGTAVQMGGALADQLTHLFKLEHADRRILLMSGISAGFASVFGTPLAGTVFGLEVLAIGRMRYDALLPCLIASLVADSVCRAWGAIHTHYAVGQLAPLGVHTVIAVLLAGVLFGPVGMAFARATHAAGAWIKRLVPFAPLRPLIGGALIATAVWWFDAYHYIGLGIPDIVRAFDAPMRPWDFLGKFVYTVASLGSGFKGGEVTPLFYIGATLGNALGPLLHLPVSMLAALGFVAVFAGAANTPMACILMAVELFGAGIGPMAALACITAYLFSGHAGIYHAQRIEAHKYRREATVIAASARVPEPETRA from the coding sequence ATGCCGTCTTTTTTCCGCTTTCCGCATCGCTCCCGTCGTCTATCGGAGCCGCTGGCGTCGCTGCCGTATTTTGCAAAGTGGTTTTTACTTTCAGGGCTCGTCGCCCTCTTGTCGGGCACGGCGTCCGCCTGGTTCCTGATCGCGTTGGAGCATGTCACCGCGTTGCGTGAACAGCATCACGGCATCGTCTGGTTGTTGCCGTTTGCAGGATGCGGCGTCGGATGGCTCTATCATCGGTACGGCAAATCGGTCGAGCGCGGCAATAATCTGCTGATCGACGAGATTCATGACCCGCAACGCGTCGTGCCGCTACGGATGGCCCCGCTGGTGATGTTCGGCACGCTTGTCTCTCATTGCTTCGGTGCATCGGTCGGTCGCGAGGGCACCGCCGTGCAGATGGGCGGTGCCCTCGCCGACCAACTGACGCATCTGTTCAAACTCGAACACGCGGATCGACGCATTCTGCTGATGAGCGGCATCAGTGCCGGTTTTGCATCGGTCTTCGGCACGCCGTTGGCAGGAACGGTCTTTGGCTTGGAAGTGCTGGCAATCGGCCGGATGCGCTACGACGCGCTGCTGCCCTGCCTGATCGCCAGCCTCGTCGCGGACAGCGTCTGTCGCGCATGGGGCGCCATTCACACGCACTATGCGGTGGGTCAGTTGGCACCGCTCGGCGTCCACACGGTCATTGCCGTGCTGCTCGCCGGCGTATTGTTCGGACCGGTCGGGATGGCCTTTGCGCGTGCGACGCATGCGGCGGGTGCCTGGATCAAACGGCTAGTGCCGTTTGCGCCGCTCCGTCCGCTGATCGGCGGCGCCCTGATCGCGACGGCCGTCTGGTGGTTCGATGCCTATCACTATATCGGCCTCGGCATCCCGGATATCGTCCGCGCGTTCGATGCACCGATGCGCCCGTGGGATTTTCTCGGCAAGTTCGTTTATACCGTCGCCTCGCTCGGCAGCGGCTTCAAGGGCGGTGAGGTGACGCCGCTTTTCTATATCGGCGCCACGCTCGGCAATGCGCTCGGACCGCTGCTGCACTTGCCCGTATCGATGCTCGCGGCGCTTGGTTTCGTCGCCGTCTTTGCCGGCGCCGCCAATACGCCGATGGCCTGCATTCTGATGGCAGTCGAACTTTTCGGCGCGGGAATCGGCCCGATGGCGGCACTGGCGTGCATTACCGCTTACCTGTTTTCAGGCCATGCCGGGATCTATCATGCCCAACGGATCGAAGCGCACAAATATCGTCGCGAAGCGACCGTCATTGCGGCAAGCGCACGCGTCCCCGAGCCGGAAACCCGCGCATAA
- a CDS encoding MFS transporter: protein MAALIGLALTGFLCIMTETMPAGLLPQMAADLHLTLSLAGQTVTAYALGSVLAAIPLTIATQRWPRRRVLLLTLCGFLLCNAATAYLENVPLIMMARFGAGAAAGLAWSLLAGYARRMVAPRQQGRALAVAMAGTPVALSVGVPLGTWLGDGMGWRLTFTAMSAVTVLLLAWVRACVPDFPGTTHRQAAPLQHVWRTPGVRAVLMVVLTWMLAHNLLYTYIAPMIAPSGLGTHLDAILLVFGGASLVSIGLVGRIVDRHLRRATLVSLAGFAVAIALLGFGRAAPAVVYLAVALWGLAFGGAATLLQTALADAAADGADVALSMNVVIWNSAIAGGGLLGGVLLDRFGASAFAIAADILVLGALLIVGRSRRHGFRDRAH from the coding sequence ATGGCGGCCTTGATCGGCCTTGCGCTGACCGGCTTCCTTTGCATCATGACCGAGACGATGCCGGCCGGCTTGTTGCCCCAAATGGCCGCGGACCTCCATTTGACGCTCTCGCTGGCCGGCCAAACCGTGACCGCTTACGCGCTGGGCTCCGTGCTCGCGGCGATTCCGCTGACGATCGCGACGCAGCGCTGGCCCCGACGTCGCGTATTGTTGCTGACTTTGTGCGGCTTTCTGCTGTGCAATGCCGCCACGGCCTATCTCGAAAATGTGCCGCTGATCATGATGGCACGCTTCGGTGCCGGCGCGGCAGCGGGCCTCGCCTGGAGTCTGCTGGCAGGCTATGCACGCAGAATGGTGGCGCCGCGGCAGCAAGGACGCGCGCTGGCCGTGGCGATGGCGGGCACGCCCGTCGCACTGTCGGTGGGCGTGCCGCTGGGCACTTGGCTGGGAGACGGGATGGGATGGCGACTCACGTTCACGGCGATGTCGGCCGTTACCGTGCTGCTGCTCGCCTGGGTGCGAGCCTGCGTCCCCGATTTTCCCGGCACGACGCATCGTCAAGCCGCACCGCTGCAGCACGTCTGGCGCACGCCGGGCGTCCGCGCGGTGCTGATGGTCGTGCTGACCTGGATGCTCGCGCATAACTTGCTGTACACCTATATCGCGCCGATGATCGCGCCATCGGGGCTCGGCACGCACCTCGATGCGATCCTGCTGGTATTCGGCGGCGCCTCGCTCGTATCGATCGGTCTGGTCGGCCGCATCGTCGATCGACATCTGCGCCGTGCGACGCTTGTCAGCCTCGCCGGCTTCGCGGTTGCGATTGCGTTATTGGGTTTCGGTCGTGCCGCGCCCGCCGTCGTCTATCTGGCGGTTGCCTTGTGGGGACTGGCCTTCGGCGGTGCCGCCACACTGTTGCAAACCGCGCTGGCCGATGCGGCGGCGGACGGCGCCGATGTCGCGCTGTCGATGAACGTCGTGATCTGGAACAGTGCGATCGCGGGCGGCGGCCTGCTGGGTGGCGTCCTCCTCGATCGTTTCGGCGCGTCCGCTTTCGCGATCGCGGCCGATATCTTGGTACTCGGCGCGCTCCTGATCGTCGGCCGATCGCGCCGGCACGGTTTTCGAGATCGGGCGCACTGA
- a CDS encoding SGNH/GDSL hydrolase family protein, translating into MPFSFTSSMRSVPLALPSAFPIDDATIRANDAIASHATRTDRCRLARLGRRAALILGLAAAVSQGAQAAQQATPTDGWQTAWATALQPVPRVAHAPSYNLAPALGGRTLRQVIRVQVAGAQWRLRLSNRYGDRPVSIDAASLAPAGRGAALAGAPLALTFGGARSISLAPGESRLSDPLTTPLRPGPLAISLAIDDKTAAPNTWHKLASQLSYVSSDDKTMDRDAAPFKVGPTSWLFIDALLVDARPPAGVIVAIGDSITDGMRSTLNANARWPDRLAERIEADPATAGRAVVNQGISGNRLLSNSACYGESLTSRFDHDALTLPGSRDIIVLIGINDINFQAMPPRAGLDCDFPHTAVSAADLIAGYRRLIERAHHAGKRIFGATLTPASLPADREAIRLAVNHWMREAPGFDGVVDFDRVLRDPAHPAALQRHYDSGDHIHPSDAGYRAMAEAIPLRFFSN; encoded by the coding sequence ATGCCTTTTTCCTTTACTTCATCGATGCGCTCCGTTCCCCTCGCCTTGCCGTCTGCGTTCCCGATCGACGATGCCACTATTCGCGCCAACGACGCCATCGCGTCGCATGCCACGCGCACGGACCGCTGCCGTCTTGCCAGGCTCGGCCGACGCGCCGCCTTGATCCTCGGGCTCGCGGCGGCCGTATCGCAAGGGGCGCAGGCCGCACAGCAGGCGACACCGACGGACGGCTGGCAGACCGCATGGGCAACCGCCTTGCAGCCGGTGCCGCGCGTCGCCCATGCACCGTCCTATAATCTGGCGCCCGCGCTCGGCGGCCGTACGCTCCGGCAAGTCATTCGCGTACAGGTCGCCGGCGCGCAGTGGCGCCTTCGTCTGTCGAACCGGTATGGCGATCGCCCCGTGTCGATCGATGCCGCCTCGCTCGCGCCGGCGGGCCGGGGCGCCGCGCTGGCCGGCGCCCCGCTCGCGCTGACCTTCGGCGGTGCCAGATCGATCAGCCTGGCGCCGGGCGAAAGTCGCCTGAGCGATCCGCTAACCACCCCGTTGCGGCCTGGCCCGCTCGCCATCAGCCTCGCCATCGACGACAAAACGGCCGCGCCCAACACCTGGCACAAGCTCGCGAGCCAGCTGTCCTACGTATCGTCGGACGACAAGACGATGGATCGCGACGCCGCGCCGTTCAAGGTTGGGCCGACATCCTGGCTGTTCATCGACGCGTTGCTCGTCGATGCGCGCCCTCCCGCGGGCGTCATCGTGGCGATCGGCGACTCGATCACCGATGGCATGCGCTCGACGCTCAATGCGAACGCACGCTGGCCCGATCGACTGGCCGAGCGGATCGAAGCCGATCCCGCGACGGCCGGCCGCGCCGTCGTGAATCAAGGCATCAGCGGCAATCGCCTGCTCAGCAACTCGGCCTGCTACGGCGAATCGTTGACCAGCCGCTTCGACCACGATGCGCTGACGCTGCCCGGCTCCCGCGACATCATCGTGCTGATCGGCATCAACGATATCAACTTCCAGGCGATGCCGCCGCGCGCCGGACTCGACTGCGACTTCCCGCACACGGCGGTCTCGGCGGCGGATCTGATCGCCGGATATCGCCGACTCATCGAACGCGCGCATCACGCCGGCAAGCGCATTTTTGGCGCGACGCTGACACCGGCCTCGCTGCCAGCCGATCGCGAGGCGATCCGCCTGGCCGTCAATCACTGGATGCGGGAGGCCCCCGGATTCGACGGTGTCGTCGACTTCGACCGCGTGCTGCGGGATCCGGCGCACCCGGCCGCCTTGCAGCGACATTACGACAGCGGCGACCATATCCACCCAAGCGATGCCGGCTACCGCGCCATGGCGGAGGCCATCCCGCTGCGATTTTTCTCGAATTAA
- a CDS encoding beta-propeller fold lactonase family protein: MTVAGVCLAGQARAADRVIVLDSAQAQLTLIDPLTRTVVGTAPTGKEPHHLMVTPDGKSLMVANSVSNSVMLVDPHSGDLQRTIPDIEDPYQLGFSPDRQWFVTAALRMNRVDIYHYDGSNVTLAKRIPIGITPSHLTFASDNKTVFVTLQDSGELAAIDLPTQTILWRMPVGTQPAGLWMTPQDRYLLIGMTGEDDVAVVDWRNRQVVKRIHTGRGAHNFRNLDDGAHVAVSNRVANTITVIDYNTLTNDGDVTGLLPGPDDMDLTSDRRYLWVTFRFAKHVGIIDLATKQLIATIRVGRSPHGIFMADRAPVLSPNPD; encoded by the coding sequence ATGACAGTTGCCGGCGTATGCCTGGCCGGACAGGCCCGTGCCGCCGACCGCGTCATCGTCCTCGACTCGGCGCAGGCACAGTTGACGCTGATCGACCCGCTGACCCGTACCGTCGTCGGCACGGCGCCCACCGGCAAAGAGCCGCACCACTTGATGGTGACACCGGACGGCAAATCGCTGATGGTGGCGAATTCGGTGTCGAACAGCGTGATGCTGGTGGATCCGCACAGCGGCGATCTGCAACGGACGATCCCCGATATCGAGGATCCATACCAACTCGGTTTTTCGCCCGATCGGCAGTGGTTCGTCACCGCCGCCTTGCGCATGAACCGGGTCGACATCTATCACTATGACGGCAGCAACGTCACGTTGGCGAAGCGCATTCCGATCGGGATCACGCCGAGCCATTTGACGTTCGCGTCCGACAACAAGACCGTTTTCGTCACGCTGCAGGATTCCGGCGAACTGGCGGCGATCGACTTGCCCACGCAAACCATTCTGTGGCGGATGCCGGTCGGCACGCAACCGGCCGGACTGTGGATGACGCCGCAGGACCGTTATCTCCTGATCGGCATGACCGGCGAAGACGACGTGGCGGTGGTGGACTGGCGTAATCGGCAGGTCGTCAAACGCATTCATACCGGACGCGGCGCGCATAATTTCCGCAATCTCGACGACGGCGCCCATGTCGCCGTCTCGAATCGCGTCGCCAATACGATCACCGTGATCGACTACAACACCTTGACCAACGATGGCGACGTCACGGGCCTGCTGCCGGGGCCGGACGATATGGATCTGACATCGGATCGACGCTATCTGTGGGTGACGTTCCGCTTCGCCAAGCACGTCGGCATCATCGATCTTGCAACAAAGCAACTGATCGCGACGATCCGCGTGGGCCGCTCCCCGCACGGCATTTTCATGGCCGATCGCGCGCCGGTTTTGTCGCCGAACCCGGACTGA